From the bacterium genome, one window contains:
- the glgP gene encoding alpha-glucan family phosphorylase encodes MIRRESDRSIAYFTMEIGLRNDIPTFSGGLGVLAGDTIKSAADLALPVVVATLLSRKGYFRQEIDAEGRQHEHPVTWDPAAVMKLQSPRVRIQIEGRPVAIQAWRYDVASLGTPGVVVPVYFLDTDVAGNDPRDREITDALYSGDARHRLKQESVLGIGGVRMLEALGYTRLRKYHMNEGHASLLTLELLRRSRRSIEEVWDESLVYNRDEVRQRCVFTTHTPVDAGHDRFPWELVREVLEEIVPLRMLRDLGGEDELNMTRLALNLSNYVNGVAKKHGAVSQGMFPGYEIHAITNGVHSYTWTCEEFKALYNRYLPGWANEPELFVRVGAIPDDQLWEAHQEAKRRLLDIVAERSGRRLSPDILTIGFARRATAYKRADLLFSDLERLRRIARGRLQVIYGGKAHPHDEAGKRLIESIHRFARELGEEIPVVYVENYDMDLALRMVSGVDVWLNTPLRPREASGTSGMKAAHNGVLNFSVLDGWWIEGHIECFTGWSIGPEPTEISCLVENDGCQDADSLYEKLEDYVIPLYYRERHTWVRMMQNAIGKNAYFFNTHRMMRRYVTEAYIR; translated from the coding sequence ATGATCCGCAGGGAATCCGACCGGTCGATCGCCTATTTCACCATGGAGATCGGCCTGCGCAACGACATCCCGACCTTCAGCGGCGGCCTCGGCGTGCTCGCCGGCGACACCATCAAGTCCGCGGCGGACCTGGCGCTGCCGGTCGTCGTCGCCACGCTGCTCTCCCGCAAGGGATACTTCCGCCAGGAGATCGACGCCGAGGGGCGCCAGCACGAGCACCCCGTCACCTGGGACCCCGCCGCCGTGATGAAGCTGCAGAGCCCGCGCGTGCGCATCCAGATCGAGGGGCGCCCCGTCGCCATCCAGGCCTGGCGCTACGACGTCGCGAGCCTGGGCACGCCCGGCGTCGTCGTCCCGGTCTACTTCCTCGACACGGACGTCGCCGGCAACGACCCGCGCGACCGCGAGATCACCGACGCGCTCTACAGCGGGGACGCGCGCCACCGCCTCAAGCAGGAGTCGGTCCTCGGGATCGGGGGCGTGCGCATGCTCGAGGCCCTGGGCTACACCCGCCTGCGCAAGTACCACATGAACGAGGGGCACGCGAGCCTGCTCACGCTCGAGCTGCTGCGCCGCTCGCGCCGCAGCATCGAGGAGGTCTGGGACGAGAGCCTCGTCTACAACCGCGACGAGGTGCGCCAGCGCTGCGTCTTCACGACGCACACGCCCGTGGACGCCGGCCACGACCGCTTCCCGTGGGAGCTGGTGCGCGAGGTGCTCGAGGAGATCGTCCCGCTGCGGATGCTGCGCGATCTCGGCGGCGAGGACGAGCTGAACATGACGCGCCTGGCGCTGAACCTCTCGAACTACGTCAACGGCGTCGCCAAGAAGCACGGCGCGGTCTCGCAGGGGATGTTCCCGGGGTACGAGATCCACGCGATCACCAACGGCGTGCATTCCTACACCTGGACGTGCGAGGAGTTCAAGGCGCTCTACAACCGCTACCTCCCCGGGTGGGCCAACGAGCCGGAGCTGTTCGTGCGCGTCGGCGCCATTCCCGACGACCAGCTCTGGGAGGCGCACCAGGAGGCCAAGCGCCGGCTGCTCGACATCGTCGCCGAGCGCAGCGGCCGGCGCCTCTCGCCGGACATCCTGACGATCGGCTTCGCGCGCCGCGCGACCGCCTACAAGCGCGCCGACCTGCTCTTCTCGGACCTCGAGCGGCTGCGGCGGATCGCGCGGGGGCGCCTGCAGGTGATCTACGGCGGCAAGGCGCATCCGCACGACGAGGCGGGCAAGCGGCTGATCGAGAGCATCCACCGCTTCGCGCGCGAGCTGGGCGAGGAGATCCCGGTGGTCTACGTCGAGAACTACGACATGGACCTGGCGCTGCGCATGGTCTCGGGCGTCGATGTCTGGCTGAACACGCCGCTGCGGCCGCGCGAGGCGTCGGGCACTTCCGGGATGAAGGCGGCGCACAACGGCGTGCTGAACTTCTCCGTTCTCGACGGCTGGTGGATCGAGGGGCACATCGAGTGCTTCACGGGCTGGTCGATAGGGCCGGAGCCGACGGAGATCAGCTGCCTCGTCGAGAACGACGGCTGCCAGGACGCGGACAGCCTCTACGAGAAGCTCGAGGACTACGTGATCCCGCTGTACTACCGCGAGCGCCACACGTGGGTGCGGATGATGCAGAACGCGATCGGCAAGAACGCGTACTTCTTCAACACGCACAGAATGATGCGCCGCTACGTCACGGAAGCCTACATCAGGTAG
- a CDS encoding DUF167 domain-containing protein: protein MGDLRISAVPGGILLDVHLRPRASRAGVGGVRDGALELRVCAPPVEGEANAAARELLADLLGVSRSRVVLHGGEKSRRKVFRVDGLDPAEALRRLAAAGADLGGG, encoded by the coding sequence ATGGGTGACCTGAGAATTTCGGCTGTCCCCGGCGGCATCCTCCTCGACGTGCACCTGCGCCCGCGCGCCTCGCGCGCCGGCGTCGGCGGCGTGCGCGACGGCGCCCTCGAGCTGCGCGTCTGCGCCCCGCCCGTCGAGGGCGAGGCCAACGCGGCGGCGCGCGAGCTGCTCGCCGATCTCCTCGGCGTCTCCCGCTCGCGGGTTGTCCTGCACGGCGGCGAGAAGTCCCGCCGCAAGGTCTTCCGAGTCGACGGCCTCGACCCGGCCGAGGCGTTGCGGCGGCTGGCGGCGGCGGGCGCCGATCTAGGGGGAGGCTGA
- a CDS encoding glycosyltransferase family 39 protein, whose protein sequence is MEPSPPSARPWPTASPGTLAAAVVVAAAAVRLGAFVAGSGDPYVQFRQGDEAYYHAWATAIAQGHWARGASFFTTPLYAYVLALLYRIAGDGLALARSLNVLLGVGTVALVFLAARRWVGRGAAVAAAALVGFCAAPVSYELFAEKTSLVLFLTALTFHQVGRASERGTPGRWLLAGLSGGAASLAHTLLLVAAPAVWAHLAVNARGAGRPAARSAAFFTLGFALALAPATAHNWLQDRSFLLVCSTGGNTFYMGNGEGNLTGAYTVPPFAVSNAVSEERGFAAEAERRTGRRLRPSEVSAFWLREGLRDIAAQPALAARRFWRRFRWTVGAAEITDTRTFEFYEERHRPLRLLPWGFGLVSALGLTGLALAAGSRALAFPVAFTALFTAGTSAILVYGRYRLPLIVPLSLLGALALARAVEWARRRRTGALAALGALAAALGWFVYAPVPPLDEVSFFIDYSNQGNRYWDRGEFERAFAEYEKALRVRPGDLPAVPRLYARLGGIYAGRGELRRSEALLREGAARYPADREIGALLQEVSRRLAGTGASASP, encoded by the coding sequence ATGGAGCCATCGCCGCCGAGCGCGCGCCCCTGGCCGACGGCCTCCCCCGGGACGCTGGCGGCGGCGGTCGTCGTCGCGGCCGCGGCGGTGCGGCTGGGCGCGTTCGTCGCCGGCTCCGGCGACCCCTACGTGCAGTTCCGCCAGGGGGACGAGGCCTACTACCACGCGTGGGCGACGGCGATCGCCCAGGGCCACTGGGCGCGCGGCGCCTCGTTCTTCACGACGCCGCTGTACGCCTACGTCCTGGCGCTTCTCTACCGCATCGCCGGCGACGGGCTCGCGCTCGCGCGGTCCCTCAACGTCCTGCTGGGGGTGGGGACCGTCGCCCTCGTGTTCCTGGCGGCGCGGCGGTGGGTCGGCCGGGGCGCCGCCGTCGCGGCGGCGGCGCTGGTCGGGTTCTGCGCCGCGCCTGTCTCCTACGAGCTGTTCGCGGAGAAGACCTCCCTCGTCCTCTTCCTGACGGCGCTGACTTTCCACCAGGTGGGACGCGCCAGCGAGCGCGGGACGCCGGGACGCTGGCTGCTCGCGGGGCTCTCCGGAGGCGCCGCCTCGCTCGCGCACACGCTGCTGCTCGTCGCCGCGCCGGCCGTCTGGGCCCACCTCGCCGTCAACGCCCGCGGGGCGGGACGGCCGGCGGCGCGCTCGGCGGCGTTCTTCACCCTCGGGTTCGCGCTCGCGCTGGCGCCCGCGACCGCGCACAACTGGCTCCAGGACCGCAGCTTCCTGCTCGTGTGCTCCACTGGCGGGAACACGTTCTACATGGGCAACGGCGAGGGCAACCTCACGGGCGCGTACACGGTGCCGCCGTTCGCTGTCTCCAACGCGGTGAGCGAGGAGCGCGGCTTCGCGGCGGAGGCCGAGCGCCGGACGGGCCGCCGCCTCAGGCCGTCGGAGGTGTCGGCGTTCTGGCTCCGCGAGGGCCTCCGGGACATCGCCGCGCAGCCCGCGCTGGCGGCGAGGCGCTTCTGGCGCCGCTTCCGCTGGACGGTCGGCGCGGCCGAGATCACCGACACGCGGACGTTCGAGTTCTACGAGGAGCGCCACCGGCCGCTGCGACTGCTCCCCTGGGGCTTCGGCCTCGTCTCCGCGCTGGGACTGACGGGCCTCGCGCTCGCGGCGGGGAGCCGGGCGCTGGCGTTCCCGGTCGCCTTCACGGCCCTGTTCACGGCCGGGACGAGCGCTATCCTGGTCTACGGCCGCTACCGGCTGCCGCTGATCGTGCCGCTGTCGCTGCTGGGCGCCCTGGCGCTGGCGCGCGCGGTCGAGTGGGCGCGCCGGCGCCGCACTGGCGCCCTGGCCGCGCTCGGCGCGCTCGCGGCGGCGCTCGGGTGGTTCGTGTACGCGCCGGTGCCGCCGCTGGACGAGGTCAGCTTCTTCATCGACTACAGCAACCAGGGCAACCGGTACTGGGACCGGGGCGAGTTCGAGCGCGCGTTCGCCGAGTACGAGAAGGCGCTGCGCGTGCGCCCCGGGGACCTGCCCGCGGTGCCGCGGCTGTACGCCAGGCTCGGCGGCATCTACGCCGGGCGCGGGGAGCTGCGGCGCTCGGAGGCGCTGCTGCGCGAAGGGGCGGCGCGGTACCCGGCGGACCGGGAGATCGGGGCGCTGCTGCAGGAGGTGTCGCGCCGCCTGGCCGGGACCGGGGCCTCAGCCTCCCCCTAG
- the rho gene encoding transcription termination factor Rho → MNIVELKEKSIAHLNEIAKQLNVEGAASLKKQQLIFEILKAQIEIDGNVYGEGVLECLPDGFGFLRAPDYNYLPGPDDIYVSPSQIRRFNLRTGDTISGQIRPPKEGERYFALIKVETVNFEDPEIAKDKILFDNLTPLYAHEKLKLEYNPKDYSTRIMDLLSPIGKGQRGLIVAAPRTGKTMLLQSIAKAIVTNHPEVWLIVLLIDERPEEVTDMQRSIPRAEVISSTFDEPPTRHVQVAEMVIEKARRLVEHRRDVVILLDSITRLARAYNAVTPASGKVLSGGVDANALQKPKRFFGAARNIEEGGSLTIVATSLIDTGSRMDDVIFEEFKGTGNMEIHLDRRLVDKRIFPAMDINKSGTRKEELLLPEDTLNKIWVLRKVLNPLNVVDSMEFLLEKFKETKTNEDFLKAMNK, encoded by the coding sequence ATGAACATTGTGGAACTGAAGGAAAAATCGATCGCTCATCTCAACGAGATCGCCAAGCAGCTGAACGTCGAGGGCGCGGCCTCGCTCAAGAAGCAGCAGCTGATCTTCGAGATCCTCAAGGCGCAGATCGAGATCGACGGCAACGTCTACGGCGAGGGCGTGCTCGAGTGCCTGCCGGACGGCTTCGGCTTCCTGCGGGCGCCGGACTACAACTACCTGCCCGGCCCGGACGACATCTACGTCTCGCCGTCGCAGATCCGCCGCTTCAACCTGCGCACCGGGGACACGATCAGCGGCCAGATCCGCCCGCCGAAGGAGGGCGAGCGCTACTTCGCCCTGATCAAGGTCGAGACGGTCAACTTCGAGGACCCCGAGATCGCCAAGGACAAGATCCTCTTCGACAACCTCACGCCGCTGTACGCCCACGAGAAGCTCAAGCTCGAGTACAACCCCAAGGACTATTCGACGCGCATCATGGACCTGCTCTCGCCCATCGGGAAGGGCCAGCGCGGCCTGATCGTCGCGGCGCCGCGCACCGGCAAGACCATGCTCCTGCAGTCGATCGCGAAGGCGATCGTCACGAACCACCCCGAGGTCTGGCTGATCGTGCTGCTCATCGACGAGCGCCCCGAGGAGGTCACGGACATGCAGCGCTCGATCCCGCGCGCCGAGGTCATCTCCTCGACCTTCGACGAGCCGCCGACGCGCCACGTGCAGGTCGCCGAGATGGTCATCGAGAAGGCGCGCCGCCTCGTCGAGCACCGCCGCGACGTGGTGATCCTGCTCGACTCGATCACCCGCCTGGCGCGCGCCTACAACGCCGTGACGCCCGCCTCCGGCAAGGTGCTCTCCGGCGGCGTCGACGCCAACGCGCTGCAGAAGCCCAAGCGCTTCTTCGGGGCGGCGCGCAACATCGAGGAGGGCGGCTCGCTGACGATCGTCGCCACCTCGCTCATCGACACCGGCAGCCGCATGGACGACGTCATCTTCGAGGAGTTCAAGGGCACCGGCAACATGGAGATCCACCTCGACCGCCGGCTCGTCGACAAGCGCATCTTCCCCGCGATGGACATCAACAAGTCCGGCACCCGCAAGGAGGAGCTGCTGCTGCCCGAGGACACGCTCAACAAGATCTGGGTGCTGCGCAAGGTCCTCAACCCGCTGAACGTCGTCGACTCGATGGAGTTCCTCCTCGAGAAGTTCAAGGAGACCAAGACCAACGAGGACTTCCTCAAGGCGATGAACAAGTAG
- the proC gene encoding pyrroline-5-carboxylate reductase gives MAAMGFIGAGNMGEALIRGLIGGRVVRPADLWVSEPDAARRARLVKGYRVRAAAGNADLARRCGVIVLAVKPQLVPAVLAEIAPFVGRGKLVVSIAAGVTLATLEKALKARLVRTMPNTPALVGEGATAIAWGRGASAADKKLVRKLFGAVGTTVEVGEGLMDAVTGLSGSGPAFVFTVIQALADGGVQAGLPRAIARELAAQTVLGAAQMVLATGQHPHQLRDQVASPGGTTIRGIAELEERGVPGAFMAAVRAAAARSKELSGQ, from the coding sequence ATGGCAGCCATGGGGTTCATCGGGGCGGGGAACATGGGCGAGGCCCTCATCCGGGGGCTCATCGGCGGGCGGGTCGTCCGTCCGGCCGACCTCTGGGTGAGCGAGCCGGACGCGGCGCGCCGGGCGCGCCTGGTCAAGGGCTACCGCGTGCGCGCCGCCGCCGGCAACGCCGACCTCGCGCGCCGCTGCGGCGTGATCGTCCTGGCGGTCAAGCCGCAGCTGGTGCCGGCCGTGCTCGCGGAGATCGCGCCGTTCGTCGGCCGCGGCAAGCTCGTGGTCTCGATCGCGGCGGGCGTCACCCTGGCGACGCTCGAGAAGGCGCTCAAGGCGCGGCTGGTGCGGACGATGCCCAACACGCCGGCGCTCGTCGGCGAGGGCGCGACGGCCATCGCCTGGGGGCGCGGCGCTTCGGCCGCGGACAAGAAGCTCGTGCGGAAGCTCTTCGGGGCGGTCGGCACGACGGTCGAAGTCGGCGAGGGGCTGATGGACGCCGTGACCGGCCTCTCGGGCAGCGGCCCGGCCTTCGTCTTCACGGTGATCCAGGCGCTCGCCGACGGTGGGGTGCAGGCCGGGCTGCCGCGGGCGATCGCCCGCGAGCTGGCCGCGCAGACGGTGCTCGGTGCGGCCCAGATGGTTCTGGCGACCGGCCAGCACCCGCACCAGCTGCGCGACCAGGTCGCGTCGCCGGGCGGGACGACGATCCGCGGCATCGCGGAGCTGGAAGAGCGCGGCGTCCCCGGCGCGTTCATGGCGGCCGTGCGCGCGGCGGCGGCCCGCTCGAAGGAATTGTCGGGACAATAA
- a CDS encoding nitrilase-related carbon-nitrogen hydrolase, giving the protein MRKIKLAIVQPALAEGECAANWRAARAALERAGATGADLVVLPEMWLTGYAYRRLPELAERTPESLGRVGALAKKYGYFVVGSWAERDGAGRLANTACIVGPDGRVCARYRKVHLFGPMREDRHFVAGRAACVAELEIGVVGLALCYDLRFPEQARKMALRGAELLVYPSQWPEVRLGHFHTLLAARAIENQLFTVGVNRAGRSVSVQFGGGSAVVGPRGEVLAQLGPEEGFAEVEIDLDEIAATREQITYLADRAREVDEFLYR; this is encoded by the coding sequence GTGCGCAAGATCAAGCTCGCGATCGTCCAGCCCGCCCTCGCCGAGGGCGAGTGCGCCGCCAACTGGCGCGCGGCGCGGGCGGCGCTCGAGCGCGCCGGCGCCACCGGCGCCGACCTCGTCGTCCTCCCCGAGATGTGGCTCACCGGGTACGCGTACCGGCGCCTGCCCGAGCTGGCGGAGCGCACGCCCGAGTCGCTCGGGCGCGTCGGCGCCCTGGCGAAGAAGTACGGCTACTTCGTCGTCGGCTCCTGGGCCGAGCGGGACGGGGCCGGCCGCCTCGCCAACACCGCCTGCATCGTCGGGCCGGACGGCAGGGTCTGCGCCCGCTACCGCAAGGTGCACCTGTTCGGGCCGATGAGGGAGGACCGGCACTTCGTCGCCGGGCGCGCCGCCTGCGTCGCGGAGCTGGAGATCGGCGTCGTCGGCCTCGCGCTCTGCTACGACCTGCGCTTCCCGGAGCAGGCGCGCAAGATGGCGCTGCGCGGCGCCGAGCTGCTGGTCTACCCGTCGCAGTGGCCCGAGGTGCGGCTCGGGCACTTCCACACGCTGCTGGCGGCGCGCGCGATCGAGAACCAGCTCTTCACGGTGGGGGTCAACCGCGCCGGCCGCAGCGTGTCCGTACAGTTCGGCGGCGGCTCCGCCGTCGTCGGGCCGCGCGGGGAGGTGCTGGCGCAGCTGGGGCCCGAGGAGGGCTTCGCGGAGGTCGAGATCGACCTCGACGAGATCGCGGCGACGCGCGAGCAGATCACGTACCTCGCCGACCGCGCGAGAGAGGTCGACGAGTTCCTGTACCGCTAG